A section of the Drosophila subobscura isolate 14011-0131.10 chromosome A, UCBerk_Dsub_1.0, whole genome shotgun sequence genome encodes:
- the LOC117903743 gene encoding disks large 1 tumor suppressor protein isoform X14 yields the protein MTTRKKKRQDSASGGGSGGGGGFIKKVSSLFNLDSLHKASSAKVNGDDSWLYEDIQLERGNSGLGFSIAGGTDNPHIGTDTSIYITKLISGGAAAADGRLSINDIIVSVNDVSVVDVPHASAVEALKKAGNAVKLHVKRKRGTATATAATSPAAAAGAGAGATAGVDARDSGSASGSKVIEIDLVKGGKGLGFSIAGGIGNQHIPGDNGIYVTKLMDGGAAQVDGRLSIGDKLIAVRTNGSEKNLENVTHELAVATLKSITDKVTLIVGKTQHLTSSASQSGGSVAGVAAAGGGAGADVGLQQQQLSQSQSQLATSQSQSQVKEQHQQVNSQSTGALTSVGQTVVDSSTTTVAAAAAVAAAASLPSSVPPASVNVSASATATASVIATTINNSHSNSNNHTTSNTTTSNNSSNLSSSLGNANSHSHSYSHNNNSNNNNNNNNTINSSSGSGSGSQTSVAVAATNASASASAAACAPPSSFYKNAKPMLVNNAEQSNTIRSQSPPPLPRQPGSRYASTNVLAAVPPGTPRAVSTEDITREPRTITIQKGPQGLGFNIVGGEDGQGIYVSFILAGGPADLGSELKRGDQLLSVNNANLTHATHEEAAQALKTSGGVVTLVAQYRPEEYNRFEARIQELKQQAALGAGGSGTLLRTTQKRSLYVRALFDYDPNRDDGLPSRGLPFKHGDILHVTNASDDEWWQARRVLGDNEDEQIGIVPSKRRWERKMRARDRSVKFQGHAAANNNLDKQSTLDRKKKNFTFSRKFPFMKSRDEKNEDGSDQELNGVVSSTSEIDINSVNNNQANEPQPFMLCYTQDDANAEGASEENVLSYEAVQRLSINYTRPVIILGPLKDRINDDLISEYPEKFGSCVPHTTRPKREYEVDGRDYHFVSSREQMERDIQNHLFIEAGQYNDNLYGTSVASVREVAEKGKHCILDVSGNAIKRLQVAQLYPVAVFIKPKSVDSVMEMNRRMTEEQAKKTYERAIKMEQEFGEYFTGVVQGDTIEEIYSKVKSMIWSQSGPTIWVPSKESL from the exons ATGACGACACGCAAAAAGAAGCGCCAGGATAGTGCTAGCGGCGGCGGTagcggtggaggcggtggcttCATCAAGAAGGTTTCATCACTCTTCAATTTGGATTCG CTACACAAGGCGTCATCGGCAAAG GTGAATGGCGATGATAGCTGGCTGTATGAGGACATACAATTGGAACGCGGCAACTCTGGACTGGGCTTCTCCATTGCCGGCGGCACAGACAATCCGCATATTGGCACGGACACATCCATTTACATCACAAAACTTATATCCGGCGGtgcagccgccgccgatgGCCGCTTGAGCATCAACGACATCATTGTCTCTGTGAACGATGTCTCTGTGGTGGATGTGCCACACGCCTCGGCCGTGGAGGCGCTCAAAAAGGCTGGCAATGCGGTCAAATTGCATGTTAAACGAAAACGTggaacagccacagccacagcggccacgtctccagcagcggcagcaggagcaggagcaggagcaaccgCTGGTGTTGATGCCCGAGACAGTGGTTCGGCGAGCGGGTCAAAGGTGATTGAAATCGATCTGGTCAAGGGCGGCAAGGGTCTGGGCTTCTCCATAGCCGGTGGCATTGGTAATCAGCATATACCCGGCGACAATGGCATCTATGTGACAAAGCTCATGGACGGCGGTGCGGCTCAAGTGGACGGACGTCTCTCCATCGGCGATAAGCTAATTGCAGTGCGCACCAATGGG AGCGAAAAGAACCTGGAGAATGTAACGCACGAACTGGCAGTGGCCACATTGAAGTCCATTACGGATAAAGTGACGCTAATTGTGGGCAAGACGCAGCATTTGACCAGCAGTGCTTCACAGTCTGGCGGATCAGTAGcgggagtggcagcagcaggaggaggagcaggagcagatgTAGGattacagcaacagcagctatCACAGTCACAATCCCAGCTGGCGacgagccaaagccaaagccaagtgaaggagcagcatcagcaagtGAACTCTCAGTCGACAGGTGCGCTTACAAGTGTTGGACAAACGGTTGTTGattcatcaacaacaacagtagcagcagcagcagcagtcgcagcagcagcatcactaCCATCATCAGTCCCACCAGCATCAGTAAATGTCTCagcatcagccacagccacagcatcagTCATTGCAACCACAatcaacaacagccacagcaacagcaacaaccacaccACAAGCAACAccacaacaagcaacaacagtaGCAATTTAAGCAGCAGCTTAGGCAATGCCAatagccacagtcacagctacagtcacaacaacaacagcaataataataataataataacaataccatcaacagcagcagtggcagtggcagtggcagccagacatcagttgcagttgcagcaacaaatgcttccgcttctgcatctgcagctgccTGTGCTCCGCCCTCTTCCTTCTATAAGAATGCTAAGCCAATGCTTGTCAATAATGCTGAACAATCCAACACAATACGTTCCCAATCACCACCGCCCCTGCCGCGCC AGCCCGGCTCGAGATATGCATCCACGAATGTCCTGGCCGCTGTCCCTCCTGGCACACCGCGCGCCGTCAGCACCGAGGATATAACCAG AGAACCGCGCACCATCACCATACAGAAGGGGCCACAGGGACTGGGCTTCAATATTGTTGGCGGCGAGGATGGCCAAGGAATCTATGTGTCGTTCATACTAGCCGGTGGGCCAGCGGATCTGGGCTCTGAGCTGAAGCGTGGCGATCAGCTGCTTAGCGTTAACAATGCCAATCTGACGCATGCCACTCATGAGGAGGCCGCTCAGGCGCTTAAA ACATCTGGCGGTGTTGTCACCTTGGTGGCACAGTACCGACCCGAAGAGTACAATCGCTTTGAGGCACGCATTCAGGAGCTCAAACAGCAGGCCGCCCTCGGGGCTGGCGGCTCTGGCACTTTGCTGCGCACCACACAGAAGCGATCGCTATATGTTCGTGCCCTGTTCGACTACGATCCGAATCGGGACGATGGACTGCCTTCGCGGGGACTGCCCTTTAAGCATGGCGACATCCTGCACGTGACGAATGCCTCCGACGATGAGTGGTGGCAGGCGCGACGCGTCTTGGGCGACAATGAGGACGAACAAATCGGTATTGTGCCATCGAAGAGGCGCTGGGAGCGCAAAATGCGTGCACGGGATCGTAGCGTCAAGTTCCAGGGACATGCGGCAGCCAATAACAATCTAGATAAG CAATCGACATTGGatcgaaagaaaaagaatttcACATTCTCGCGCAAATTTCCGTTTATGAAGAGTCGCGATGAGAAGAATGAAGATGGCAGCGACCAAGAGC TCAATGGAGTTGtgagcagcaccagcgagATAGACATAAATAGTGTCAACAACAATCAGGCGAATGAACCGCAAC CTTTTATGCTTTGCTACACACAAGACGATGCCAATGCTGAAGGAG CCTCCGAGGAGAATGTACTGTCGTACGAGGCCGTGCAGCGTTTGTCCATCAACTACACGCGTCCCGTCATCATACTGGGGCCCCTGAAGGATCGCATCAACGATGATCTGATATCTGAATACCCTGAGAAGTTTGGATCTTGTGTGCCAC ACACCACGCGACCCAAACGCGAATACGAGGTGGATGGTCGTGATTATCACTTTGTCTCCTCACGCGAACAAATGGAGCGCGACATACAGAATCATCTGTTCATCGAGGCGGGCCAGTACAATGATAATCTGTATGGAACTTCGGTGGCCAGTGTACGCGAGGTGGCAGAGAAGGGCAAACACTGTATTCTGGACGTATCGGGGAATGCCATCAAGCGACTGCAGGTGGCACAGCTCTATCCGGTTGCTGTTTTCATTAAGCCCAAATCGGTGGACTCTGTGAT GGAGATGAACCGTCGCATGACAGAGGAACAGGCCAAGAAGACTTATGAGCGTGCGATTAAAATGGAGCAGGAGTTTGGCGAATACTTTACGG GCGTTGTTCAAGGCGACACCATTGAGGAGATATATAGCAAAGTGAAGTCAATGATTTGGTCACAGTCGGGACCAACTATTTGGGTACCTTCCAAGGAATCTCTATga
- the LOC117903743 gene encoding disks large 1 tumor suppressor protein isoform X17, whose protein sequence is MTTRKKKRQDSASGGGSGGGGGFIKKVSSLFNLDSLHKASSAKVNGDDSWLYEDIQLERGNSGLGFSIAGGTDNPHIGTDTSIYITKLISGGAAAADGRLSINDIIVSVNDVSVVDVPHASAVEALKKAGNAVKLHVKRKRGTATATAATSPAAAAGAGAGATAGVDARDSGSASGSKVIEIDLVKGGKGLGFSIAGGIGNQHIPGDNGIYVTKLMDGGAAQVDGRLSIGDKLIAVRTNGSEKNLENVTHELAVATLKSITDKVTLIVGKTQHLTSSASQSGGSVAGVAAAGGGAGADVGLQQQQLSQSQSQLATSQSQSQVKEQHQQVNSQSTGALTSVGQTVVDSSTTTVAAAAAVAAAASLPSSVPPASVNVSASATATASVIATTINNSHSNSNNHTTSNTTTSNNSSNLSSSLGNANSHSHSYSHNNNSNNNNNNNNTINSSSGSGSGSQTSVAVAATNASASASAAACAPPSSFYKNAKPMLVNNAEQSNTIRSQSPPPLPRQPGSRYASTNVLAAVPPGTPRAVSTEDITREPRTITIQKGPQGLGFNIVGGEDGQGIYVSFILAGGPADLGSELKRGDQLLSVNNANLTHATHEEAAQALKTSGGVVTLVAQYRPEEYNRFEARIQELKQQAALGAGGSGTLLRTTQKRSLYVRALFDYDPNRDDGLPSRGLPFKHGDILHVTNASDDEWWQARRVLGDNEDEQIGIVPSKRRWERKMRARDRSVKFQGHAAANNNLDKQSTLDRKKKNFTFSRKFPFMKSRDEKNEDGSDQELNGVVSSTSEIDINSVNNNQANEPQPSEENVLSYEAVQRLSINYTRPVIILGPLKDRINDDLISEYPEKFGSCVPHTTRPKREYEVDGRDYHFVSSREQMERDIQNHLFIEAGQYNDNLYGTSVASVREVAEKGKHCILDVSGNAIKRLQVAQLYPVAVFIKPKSVDSVMEMNRRMTEEQAKKTYERAIKMEQEFGEYFTGVVQGDTIEEIYSKVKSMIWSQSGPTIWVPSKESL, encoded by the exons ATGACGACACGCAAAAAGAAGCGCCAGGATAGTGCTAGCGGCGGCGGTagcggtggaggcggtggcttCATCAAGAAGGTTTCATCACTCTTCAATTTGGATTCG CTACACAAGGCGTCATCGGCAAAG GTGAATGGCGATGATAGCTGGCTGTATGAGGACATACAATTGGAACGCGGCAACTCTGGACTGGGCTTCTCCATTGCCGGCGGCACAGACAATCCGCATATTGGCACGGACACATCCATTTACATCACAAAACTTATATCCGGCGGtgcagccgccgccgatgGCCGCTTGAGCATCAACGACATCATTGTCTCTGTGAACGATGTCTCTGTGGTGGATGTGCCACACGCCTCGGCCGTGGAGGCGCTCAAAAAGGCTGGCAATGCGGTCAAATTGCATGTTAAACGAAAACGTggaacagccacagccacagcggccacgtctccagcagcggcagcaggagcaggagcaggagcaaccgCTGGTGTTGATGCCCGAGACAGTGGTTCGGCGAGCGGGTCAAAGGTGATTGAAATCGATCTGGTCAAGGGCGGCAAGGGTCTGGGCTTCTCCATAGCCGGTGGCATTGGTAATCAGCATATACCCGGCGACAATGGCATCTATGTGACAAAGCTCATGGACGGCGGTGCGGCTCAAGTGGACGGACGTCTCTCCATCGGCGATAAGCTAATTGCAGTGCGCACCAATGGG AGCGAAAAGAACCTGGAGAATGTAACGCACGAACTGGCAGTGGCCACATTGAAGTCCATTACGGATAAAGTGACGCTAATTGTGGGCAAGACGCAGCATTTGACCAGCAGTGCTTCACAGTCTGGCGGATCAGTAGcgggagtggcagcagcaggaggaggagcaggagcagatgTAGGattacagcaacagcagctatCACAGTCACAATCCCAGCTGGCGacgagccaaagccaaagccaagtgaaggagcagcatcagcaagtGAACTCTCAGTCGACAGGTGCGCTTACAAGTGTTGGACAAACGGTTGTTGattcatcaacaacaacagtagcagcagcagcagcagtcgcagcagcagcatcactaCCATCATCAGTCCCACCAGCATCAGTAAATGTCTCagcatcagccacagccacagcatcagTCATTGCAACCACAatcaacaacagccacagcaacagcaacaaccacaccACAAGCAACAccacaacaagcaacaacagtaGCAATTTAAGCAGCAGCTTAGGCAATGCCAatagccacagtcacagctacagtcacaacaacaacagcaataataataataataataacaataccatcaacagcagcagtggcagtggcagtggcagccagacatcagttgcagttgcagcaacaaatgcttccgcttctgcatctgcagctgccTGTGCTCCGCCCTCTTCCTTCTATAAGAATGCTAAGCCAATGCTTGTCAATAATGCTGAACAATCCAACACAATACGTTCCCAATCACCACCGCCCCTGCCGCGCC AGCCCGGCTCGAGATATGCATCCACGAATGTCCTGGCCGCTGTCCCTCCTGGCACACCGCGCGCCGTCAGCACCGAGGATATAACCAG AGAACCGCGCACCATCACCATACAGAAGGGGCCACAGGGACTGGGCTTCAATATTGTTGGCGGCGAGGATGGCCAAGGAATCTATGTGTCGTTCATACTAGCCGGTGGGCCAGCGGATCTGGGCTCTGAGCTGAAGCGTGGCGATCAGCTGCTTAGCGTTAACAATGCCAATCTGACGCATGCCACTCATGAGGAGGCCGCTCAGGCGCTTAAA ACATCTGGCGGTGTTGTCACCTTGGTGGCACAGTACCGACCCGAAGAGTACAATCGCTTTGAGGCACGCATTCAGGAGCTCAAACAGCAGGCCGCCCTCGGGGCTGGCGGCTCTGGCACTTTGCTGCGCACCACACAGAAGCGATCGCTATATGTTCGTGCCCTGTTCGACTACGATCCGAATCGGGACGATGGACTGCCTTCGCGGGGACTGCCCTTTAAGCATGGCGACATCCTGCACGTGACGAATGCCTCCGACGATGAGTGGTGGCAGGCGCGACGCGTCTTGGGCGACAATGAGGACGAACAAATCGGTATTGTGCCATCGAAGAGGCGCTGGGAGCGCAAAATGCGTGCACGGGATCGTAGCGTCAAGTTCCAGGGACATGCGGCAGCCAATAACAATCTAGATAAG CAATCGACATTGGatcgaaagaaaaagaatttcACATTCTCGCGCAAATTTCCGTTTATGAAGAGTCGCGATGAGAAGAATGAAGATGGCAGCGACCAAGAGC TCAATGGAGTTGtgagcagcaccagcgagATAGACATAAATAGTGTCAACAACAATCAGGCGAATGAACCGCAAC CCTCCGAGGAGAATGTACTGTCGTACGAGGCCGTGCAGCGTTTGTCCATCAACTACACGCGTCCCGTCATCATACTGGGGCCCCTGAAGGATCGCATCAACGATGATCTGATATCTGAATACCCTGAGAAGTTTGGATCTTGTGTGCCAC ACACCACGCGACCCAAACGCGAATACGAGGTGGATGGTCGTGATTATCACTTTGTCTCCTCACGCGAACAAATGGAGCGCGACATACAGAATCATCTGTTCATCGAGGCGGGCCAGTACAATGATAATCTGTATGGAACTTCGGTGGCCAGTGTACGCGAGGTGGCAGAGAAGGGCAAACACTGTATTCTGGACGTATCGGGGAATGCCATCAAGCGACTGCAGGTGGCACAGCTCTATCCGGTTGCTGTTTTCATTAAGCCCAAATCGGTGGACTCTGTGAT GGAGATGAACCGTCGCATGACAGAGGAACAGGCCAAGAAGACTTATGAGCGTGCGATTAAAATGGAGCAGGAGTTTGGCGAATACTTTACGG GCGTTGTTCAAGGCGACACCATTGAGGAGATATATAGCAAAGTGAAGTCAATGATTTGGTCACAGTCGGGACCAACTATTTGGGTACCTTCCAAGGAATCTCTATga